The following proteins come from a genomic window of Grus americana isolate bGruAme1 unplaced genomic scaffold, bGruAme1.mat scaffold_802, whole genome shotgun sequence:
- the LOC129201146 gene encoding proline-rich protein 36-like, which translates to MLSEITKSVKFPVPLLSLSHSLVLRHVAFFEAVEATSGAMGCQNQVLLPVAGFAYLRRLCVPVCVSLSVPQSLSSLLCSALFRCVCPVPCPTFILPSFFLAFFSVLLSCSPTLFLAPSDRPFPGTFVSLLLAPVFLSPLPSPRLPLLSLCPSVLLPAPLFLTLPQRPAPRSSFPLLRSPSPCSPARFSHAPASFFYSLLLCPAPRAAVPRRTSRSGSLPLFSFPPSPWRCPPRVVSASLSRSPSLFVGRRPAASLPAASSSLSVRLPVPVLHSPSLSLPRAFSLAAAAPPPPDPAGCPFSPLI; encoded by the coding sequence atgctcagtgaaattactaagagcgttaagtttcccgtgcctttgctttcactctcccattctcttgtcttgcggcacgtcgcattttttgaggccgtggaagcgacatcGGGAGCGATGGggtgtcagaaccaggtcctcctgcctgtcgctggttttgcttaccttcgccgtctctgtgtaccagtcTGCGtgtctctctctgttcctcaatccctgtcctctcttctctgttctgctttgtttcgctgcgtatgtcccgttccctgtcccacctttatccttccttccttcttcctcgcctttttctctgtccttttgtcctgctccccgaccctgtttctcgctccatctgaccgtccttttcctggcacctttgtgtctctgctccttgcccccgtctttctctcccctctgcccagtcctcgtctccctcttttgtctctctgcccctctgtcctgctccctgcccctctttttctcactctgccccagcgtcccgctccccggtcctctttccctctgttgcgctctccttctccctgctccccagcccgcttctctcacgctcccgcttcctttttttattctctgttgctctgtcctgctccccgtgccgctgtccctcgccgtacctctcggtccggctccctgcccttattctcttttcctccctcgccgtggcgctgcccgcccagggtcgtttctgcctctctgtcccgctccccgtccttgtttgtcggtcgccgtcccgctgcctctcttcctgccgcttcttcctccctctctgtcaggctccccgtccccgtccttcactcgccgtccctttccttgcctcgtgctttctcgctcgccgccgccgccccccccccccccgatccagctggctgccccttttctcctctcatctag